In Trueperaceae bacterium, a single genomic region encodes these proteins:
- the menC gene encoding o-succinylbenzoate synthase — protein sequence MRIERVELIELAVKLRFRFETSFGAEQETSKVILVLHSEGLEGYSEVAAAPYPGYSSETGATCWLALTDYILPRVMGREYDTADQLLSDLAPVRGNNMAVAAFEMAFWDLKAKTLNLPLWQLLGGVRTSIPVGASLGIQDGINETIELAQNHIELGYRRLKFKIKPGWDIAPLKAVRQELPDTVLTVDANSAYRLTDIRVFQSLDELDLDYIEQPLAHDDLLDHARLQALITTPICLDESIHSPADTRKALQIDAGRVINVKVARVRGHLEARRVHDVALAFGAPVWCGGMLELGVGRAHNLHLSTLENYTLPGDTASASRYWEDDVVYPILDANDGIQQVPEEGPGIGVMLNRDLIDTLAIRREEIRV from the coding sequence ATGAGGATTGAACGTGTTGAACTTATTGAACTAGCGGTTAAGCTCCGTTTCCGTTTTGAGACTAGCTTTGGGGCAGAACAGGAAACGAGCAAGGTGATCCTTGTTTTACATTCTGAGGGCCTTGAAGGATACAGCGAGGTTGCTGCAGCTCCTTATCCAGGATATAGCAGTGAGACAGGAGCTACCTGCTGGTTAGCTTTGACTGATTATATTCTGCCCAGGGTGATGGGCCGTGAATACGATACTGCTGACCAACTCCTCAGTGATCTTGCTCCGGTTCGAGGAAACAACATGGCAGTGGCTGCATTTGAAATGGCTTTTTGGGATCTTAAAGCCAAGACCTTGAACCTACCCCTTTGGCAACTTCTAGGCGGAGTGAGGACTAGCATTCCTGTCGGAGCTTCTCTTGGTATTCAGGATGGCATTAATGAGACCATCGAATTAGCCCAGAACCATATTGAACTTGGTTATCGGAGACTGAAGTTTAAAATTAAGCCTGGTTGGGATATTGCTCCTCTTAAAGCAGTTCGTCAGGAACTACCTGACACAGTCCTTACGGTCGATGCCAACAGTGCTTATCGATTAACTGATATCCGTGTCTTTCAGAGTTTAGATGAGCTTGATTTGGATTATATAGAACAGCCGTTAGCCCATGATGATCTTCTAGATCATGCCCGTCTCCAGGCTCTAATAACTACCCCGATTTGTCTTGACGAGTCTATCCACTCGCCAGCTGATACTCGAAAGGCCCTACAAATTGATGCTGGTCGCGTCATAAACGTTAAGGTTGCACGTGTGCGAGGCCACCTTGAGGCTCGTCGTGTACACGATGTTGCACTTGCGTTTGGTGCTCCCGTTTGGTGTGGGGGTATGCTAGAACTAGGAGTTGGGCGTGCCCACAACCTTCACCTCTCCACGTTGGAAAATTACACTCTTCCTGGTGACACGGCCTCTGCAAGTCGTTATTGGGAAGATGACGTTGTTTACCCAATATTAGATGCTAATGACGGTATTCAACAGGTACCAGAAGAGGGGCCAGGAATAGGCGTAATGTTAAATCGTGACTTGATCGACACCTTGGCTATAAGAAGGGAGGAAATCAGGGTATAG
- a CDS encoding nitroreductase: MSDNSSVIKAISQRRSPRVFLERSVEPGKLLSLFEAARLAPSSNNEQPWRFIVAIKDDIGAYGDLLNCLRPGNRAWAHTAPVLLLVLSRKTYEKTGVNNRHAWHDVGLSVGILSVQATALGLALHQIGGIIPEEAKNRFGIPDEFDVVTAIALGYEGDPSALPADLQAKEGRSRTRKPLNEIIFSGYFGKQSAP; this comes from the coding sequence ATGAGTGATAATAGCTCCGTTATAAAAGCGATCTCGCAACGTCGGAGTCCACGTGTTTTTTTGGAGCGTTCGGTGGAACCAGGTAAACTCCTTAGCCTCTTTGAAGCTGCTCGCTTGGCTCCATCCTCAAATAACGAACAACCCTGGCGCTTCATAGTTGCCATTAAGGACGATATAGGGGCATATGGCGATCTATTGAATTGCCTTCGTCCGGGTAATCGAGCTTGGGCCCATACAGCTCCAGTCCTTCTCCTTGTCTTATCCAGAAAGACCTATGAGAAGACTGGGGTAAATAACCGTCATGCTTGGCATGACGTTGGTCTTTCCGTCGGAATACTATCTGTGCAGGCTACGGCCCTGGGTCTTGCATTGCACCAAATTGGTGGAATAATTCCTGAGGAAGCAAAGAATCGATTTGGGATACCCGATGAGTTTGACGTAGTTACCGCTATTGCACTTGGATATGAGGGAGATCCAAGCGCACTCCCAGCTGATCTTCAAGCTAAAGAAGGTAGATCTCGGACACGCAAGCCACTGAATGAAATTATCTTTTCGGGGTATTTTGGGAAACAAAGCGCTCCTTAA
- a CDS encoding reactive intermediate/imine deaminase (has endoribonuclease activity on mRNA): MTKKIIEAKAAPAAVGPYSQAICAGGLVFTAGQIPMRPDGSLSENDIKVQTRQVLDNLSAVLEAAGTGLDRVVKCTCFLADMNDFAVVNEVYSEYFPESPPARSAVEVSRLPKDVGIEIEAIALTTDS; this comes from the coding sequence ATGACAAAGAAAATAATCGAGGCTAAAGCTGCTCCTGCTGCAGTTGGACCTTACTCCCAGGCCATTTGCGCAGGGGGACTTGTTTTTACCGCCGGTCAAATCCCGATGCGCCCAGATGGGAGCTTGTCAGAGAATGACATAAAGGTACAAACACGCCAGGTCCTAGACAATCTCAGTGCAGTTTTAGAGGCAGCTGGGACAGGGTTAGATCGAGTAGTCAAGTGTACGTGCTTCCTAGCTGACATGAACGATTTCGCAGTTGTTAACGAGGTATACAGCGAGTACTTTCCTGAATCCCCTCCGGCCCGTAGTGCAGTAGAGGTCTCACGATTGCCTAAAGACGTGGGTATTGAGATTGAAGCAATCGCACTTACTACTGACTCTTAA